A section of the Leucoraja erinacea ecotype New England chromosome 31, Leri_hhj_1, whole genome shotgun sequence genome encodes:
- the LOC129711932 gene encoding kelch-like protein 9, translated as MYQRKQLYSQDCFYLKKMSNSMQINVDRQSRVSDTYPCRLLEGLSNLRMKNILCDIALEAEGVTFLVHKVILASVSSYCKLLLESQPDNAIKLNNVSARGLKHVLDFIYSNKLDLTLDTIEDILKAAESLLIQDAINLCFIFLEEHLSQGNCFDIFKITQKSGSEELKQKAFLYLGHYFKYILENHQYLVELDKTALCKVLENDEIQGYSELELFNCATMWLHHGRNRMKDAAYIMKKIRFCLISAIDLQKYVQKISVMKTDSQCYKYLQEALSYHSQLYAQPMLASEHSRIRSNTENVLILGGRTTNNSTCNDIWIADENGSCWRKLGEMHTPLYNHGVVVVNDFVFVVGGQSNFDATGNQPLNEVFRFDPRNNSWLQVAGMLERRTRFHVNAILDRIISVAGGTLLGNLTYTVEEYKFEKNKWEFVTPFPVAVADHTGAVHKGILYISGGFSAGKALNDLYSYIPRLRRWTINQSMKFARCDHGMATIGDKIFCVGGRALNSSTEWLHVNETEYYTPTTDQWTTLKVSPFDCCQFSTSVHNSKLYITGGGSLCQMAKKDSIFIYDPEARKWERAGALPLPLMDHAACTVKLSGEILYKLKCEKSIHPLLGTRKISTLNLFITD; from the exons ATGTACCAAAGAAAACAACTCTACAGCCAAGATTGTTTCTACCTTAAAAAAATGTCTAACAGTATGCAAATCAATGTGGACCGCCAGTCACGTGTTTCAGACACCTATCCCTGCAGGTTACTCGAGGGGCTCTCCAATTTGAGAATGAAGAACATTTTGTGCGACATTGCTCTGGAGGCTGAAGGAGTTACCTTTCTTGTACACAAAGTAATTCTAGCATCTGTCAGTAGTTATTGTAAATTATTATTAGAAAGTCAACCCGACAACGCTATCAAGTTAAATAATGTCAGTGCAAGAGGGTTAAAACACGTGTTGGATTTTATTTACTCAAACAAACTAGATCTTACTTTAGATACGATTGAAGATATATTAAAGGCAGCAGAGAGTTTGTTGATCCAGGATGCAATTAATCTATGTTTTATATTCCTTGAAGAACACCTCTCTCAGGGAAATtgttttgatatttttaaaataactCAAAAATCTGGATCCGAAGAGTTAAAACAAAAGGCATTTTTATATCTTGGACATTACTTCAAATATATATTAGAAAATCATCAGTACCTTGTCGAGCTGGATAAAACAGCACTGTGCAAAGTTCTAGAGAATGATGAAATACAAGGGTACAGTGAACTGGAACTATTCAATTGTGCAACTATGTGGCTACATCATGGTAGGAATAGGATGAAGGATGCTGCATATATTATGAAAAAAATTAGATTCTGCCTTATTTCAGCCATCGATTTACAGAAATATGTTCAAAAAATCTCAGTGATGAAAACTGATTCCCAATGCTACAAATACCTTCAAGAAGCACTTAGTTACCATTCTCAATTATATGCTCAGCCTATGCTAGCATCTGAACATTCACGGATTCGGTCAAACACTGAAAATGTGTTGATCCTCGGAGGCCGCACAACAAACAACAGTACTTGCAATGATATATGGATTGCAGATGAGAATGGCAGCTGTTGGAGAAAACTGGGAGAAATGCATACTCCTTTGTACAATCATGGTGTAGTGGTTGTGAATGATTTTGTATTTGTAGTAGGAGGACAAAGCAACTTTGATGCAACTGGAAATCAGCCATTAAATGAG GTTTTTCGGTTTGATCCACGGAATAACTCATGGCTTCAGGTTGCTGGAATGCTGGAAAGGCGCACACGGTTTCATGTGAATGCAATTTTAGACCGGATTATATCTGTGGCAGGGGGCACACTGCTAGGGAACTTAACTTATACAGTGGAAGAATACAAATTTGAAAAGAACAAGTGGGAGTTTGTAACACCCTTCCCTGTGGCAGTGGCAGACCATACTGGGGCTGTTCACAAAGGTATTCTCTACATTTCAG GTGGATTTTCAGCAGGAAAAGCTCTTAATGATCTATACAGTTATATCCCAAGACTACGACGATGGACCATTAATCAATCCATGAAATTTGCCCGGTGTGACCACGGAATGGCTACCATTGGAGACAAAATATTTTGCGTAGGGGGAAGAGCTTTAAACTCA TCAACTGAATGGCTTCATGTAAATGAAACAGAGTATTACACCCCTACAACTGACCAGTGGACAACACTTAAGGTCTCACCCTTTGACTGCTGTCAATTTAGCACATCTGTGCACAATTCCAAGCTCTACATCACTGGTGGTGGTTCTCTATGTCAAATGGCCAAAAAGGACAGTATTTTCATCTATGATCCAGAAGCCAGAAAGTGGGAGAGGGCAGGTGCATTACCTCTGCCATTGATGGATCATGCTGCGTGCACAGTTAAACTCTCTGGAGAGATTTTATACAAATTAAAATGTGAGAAGAGCATCCATCCACTTCTTGGTACAAGGAAGATTTCTACTCTCAATCTATTTATAACTGATTAG